From Hymenobacter sedentarius, a single genomic window includes:
- a CDS encoding transcriptional regulator, producing MPQGDKSKYTDKQKRQAEHIEEGYENRGIPKDEAEARAWATVNKKDGGGKQPGGSGRKKPSK from the coding sequence ATGCCTCAGGGAGATAAGTCGAAGTACACCGACAAGCAGAAGCGTCAGGCCGAACACATCGAAGAAGGCTACGAGAACCGCGGCATTCCCAAGGACGAAGCCGAGGCCCGCGCCTGGGCTACCGTCAATAAAAAGGACGGCGGCGGGAAACAGCCCGGCGGCTCCGGACGCAAAAAACCAAGCAAATAA
- a CDS encoding SHOCT domain-containing protein, whose protein sequence is MENPSSPLDTLRQLKEMLDAGALTPSEFEALKQRLVFTAPSVSPPAPTATEPVAPAPVPAAPIAPVVPPLYQPTAPPSPPAAPPSPPAATQLPRYEDVPLNSTLSAGLPVSARAEPASHAAIPPKPQPIAPEPFPPIEPRVDADARWVANEIPEAEARAPRSPLALILSIGGLLAFLGLVMYLSSSRHPSERISSTSQTAADSLAAPAVETGPQAAPMAPQNTAAPETIRVRPTNPAPPVQRRPAAPVRDSAVVVPPAATAPADSAATP, encoded by the coding sequence ATGGAAAACCCATCTTCTCCCCTCGACACCCTGCGCCAGCTCAAGGAGATGCTGGATGCGGGTGCCCTCACGCCCTCCGAATTTGAGGCCCTGAAGCAGCGGCTGGTTTTCACCGCGCCCAGTGTTTCGCCCCCGGCCCCCACCGCAACTGAGCCGGTGGCGCCGGCGCCAGTGCCCGCCGCTCCCATAGCCCCGGTTGTTCCCCCGTTGTATCAGCCCACGGCTCCGCCTTCCCCACCCGCCGCGCCGCCGTCTCCACCAGCGGCCACGCAGCTCCCGCGCTACGAAGACGTCCCGCTGAACTCGACGCTGAGTGCCGGCTTGCCGGTTTCGGCCCGAGCCGAGCCGGCCAGCCACGCGGCCATACCGCCGAAGCCGCAGCCTATTGCTCCCGAGCCCTTTCCTCCCATTGAGCCACGGGTCGATGCCGACGCGCGCTGGGTGGCCAATGAAATCCCGGAGGCTGAAGCGCGGGCGCCCCGCAGTCCGCTGGCGCTGATTTTGTCAATTGGCGGCTTGCTCGCCTTTCTGGGGCTGGTGATGTACCTGTCGTCTAGCCGGCACCCTTCGGAGCGCATCTCCAGCACCAGCCAGACCGCGGCCGATTCTTTGGCAGCCCCGGCGGTGGAAACCGGGCCCCAAGCGGCCCCGATGGCCCCGCAGAATACGGCCGCGCCCGAAACCATCCGCGTGCGGCCCACCAACCCAGCGCCGCCGGTGCAGCGCCGCCCCGCCGCGCCCGTTCGCGACTCGGCCGTGGTGGTGCCGCCCGCCGCTACCGCCCCGGCCGATTCGGCCGCTACCCCGTAG